One Rosa chinensis cultivar Old Blush chromosome 3, RchiOBHm-V2, whole genome shotgun sequence DNA window includes the following coding sequences:
- the LOC121052018 gene encoding uncharacterized protein LOC121052018, with protein sequence MVIGKSLVISRNYLDLLWFQDSVTEKKMKNSGNGKSHKGNVSEDQVKKDRKSRSSMNGSPKKGGHGSKFTWVDDLGYSTAKMGFQKEAINAKDPNFEDTVEIPSVL encoded by the coding sequence ATGGTGATAGGGAAGTCTCTAGTTATCAGCAGGAATTATCTTGATCTGTTATGGTTCCAAGATTCAGTTacagagaagaagatgaagaacagtGGAAACGGGAAGAGTCACAAAGGAAATGTGAGTGAGGATCAGGTGAAGAAGGATAGGAAATCAAGATCGAGCATGAATGGATCACCCAAGAAAGGTGGCCATGGCAGCAAGTTCACTTGGGTCGATGATCTGGGCTACTCTACAGCCAAGATGGGTTTTCAGAAGGAAGCCATCAACGCCAAGGATCCAAACTTTGAAGACACAGTCGAGATCCCAAGCGTCTTATGA
- the LOC112195053 gene encoding uncharacterized protein LOC112195053 — MVSASTTAMAEKISWYCALFLALMLVLSCCQSSESEFNSRMLQVHRSRLNKPCDEIYVVHEGETLQTISEKCEDPYIVEENPHIHDPDDVFPGLVIKITSYK; from the coding sequence ATGGTGTCTGCTTCCACAACTGCAATGGCTGAGAAGATTTCTTGGTATTGTGCTTTGTTCTTGGCCCTGATGCTGGTTTTAAGCTGCTGTCAATCAAGCGAAAGCGAATTCAATTCGAGAATGCTACAAGTCCACAGGAGTCGTTTGAACAAGCCGTGTGATGAAATTTACGTGGTTCATGAAGGCGAGACACTGCAAACGATTAGTGAAAAATGTGAAGATCCTTACATTGTTGAAGAGAATCCACACATTCATGACCCTGATGATGTTTTCCCTGGCTTGGTCATTAAGATTACTTCATACAAATAA